The Marivirga salinae DNA window GGCAGTTAACTGTCCCGGGTCCGGGAGTGCCTCCATCTTTGATATCAGGGCAGGTAGTGGGCAAAGAGGTAATGAAAGATTTCATTTAGAATTAACAGCATGGATGCTAAAGAACTATTTAACCAAACCACATTTGAATGCAGTAAGCTGATTACGAACCGATATAGTACGTCTTTCAGTTTGGGCATCAAAAGTCTTGATAAAAAATTTCATTATCCTATTTATGCTATTTATGGTTTTGTTCGCTATGCGGACGAAATTGTGGATACTTTTCATGATAAAGATAAATCATCCCTTTTAAAAGAATTTAAGGCACAGACTTATGAAGCAATTGAAAATCAAATCAGTTTAAATCCTGTTTTGCATTGCTTTCAAATGGTAGTAAATGAATATCAAATAGATCATAAATTAATTGAAGCATTTCTGCATAGCATGGAAATGGATTTGTTGGATATTGACTATGAACAATCCTCTTATGAGGAATATATTTATGGCTCTGCAGAAGTAGTGGGTTTAATGTGCTTAAAGATTTTTTGTGAAGGTGATGAAGTGGAATATCAAAAGTTATTACCATCTGCAAAAAGTTTAGGATCGGCTTTTCAGAAAGTCAATTTTCTACGAGATATCAAATCGGATTATTACGAAAGGGGTAGGGTTTACTTTCCTGGAGTAGATTTTAATGATTTTTCAGCTTCGCATAAAGAAAAAATAGAGGCTGATATTCAAAAAGATTTTGATCATGCCTATGAAGGAATAGTGAAATTACCAAGAGGAGCGAGATGGGGTGTATACCTTGCTTATACTTATTATTTGAAATTATTTGATAAGATTAAGCGATTCCCACCTAATAAAATTTTGGAAGAAAGGGTAAGAGTTCCTGATTCAAAAAAACTATTTTTACTGTTGGGTAGTTATGTAAAACATCAGTTTAATACGCTTTAAAATTCACTCATGATGAACCTAAACGTTAAAATAGATAATAGTTCTGGATTCTGCTTTGGCGTAGTATATGCTATCGAAATGGCAGAAGATATGCTAGATGAGCAAGGTTACCTTTTTTGTTTAGGTGATATTGTACATAATGATGAGGAGGTGAAAAGACTTGAGGCAAAGGGATTGAAAATTATCGATCGTGATGCTTTAAAAGAATTGAAGGATGAAAAAGTTTTAATTCGAGCTCATGGAGAACCTCCTTCCACCTATAAATTAGCAATTGAAAATAATCTTACTTTAGTAGATGCTTCTTGTCCTGTTGTATTGAAATTACAGAATAGGATTAAAAACTCCTTTGATAAAAAGGAACAAATATATATATACGGGAAGCATGGTCATGCAGAAGTTGAAGGTTTATTAGGACAAACCAATCAGGAAGCTGTTGTTTTTCAGGATATAACTGAATTGGATATTGACAGTCTGCCAAGGGAAATGACTTTATATAGCCAAACCACCAAAAGCACTGATAATTTCTATAAAATCAAAGAAACTTTAACTGAAGCGGGTATAAGTGTAAATGCAAATGACACCATATGCCGACAAGTTTCCAATAGAGATAAAGAGCTTAGGTCATTTGCCGGAGAATTTGATAAAGTTATTTTCGTTTCAGGAACAAAATCATCTAACGGAAAGGTTCTATATAATGTATGCAAGGATAAAAATCCTAATACCTATTTCATTTCTAATATTACTGAATTAGAGAAAAACTGGTTTAGAGATAATGATTCAGTAGGAATTTGCGGTGCCACTTCCACTCCAATGTGGTTGATGGAGCAAGTTCGAGATGAATTATTGAAATATTAAGCTTAATTTTGTAGAATATTCACCATGTCAGAAGTCTTGACCATATTATTTTACACCTTTTTAATTGTAGGAACCTTCTTCTTTATGGAAGGAGTTGCTTGGTTTACCCATAAATACATCATGCATGGATTCCTATGGACATGGCACAAATCACATCATAAAGTACATAATCATAAACTGGAAAGAAATGATTTGTTTGCAGTGGTGTTTAGCGTTCCTTCTGCAGCTTTGATTATGGCTGGAATTGAATTTCCAGAAGTGAGATGGTTATTATTTGTAGGAATAGGAGTAGCCTGCTATGGAGTATTCTACGTCTTATTCCATGATATTTTGGTGCACAGAAGAGTGAAACTAAAATTCAAAGCCAAAAATTCTTACCTAAAAAGAATGATGAGAGCCCATTACATCCATCACGAAGTACACACAAAAGAAGGAGCTGAAGCTTTTGGTTTTCTATACGCCCCAAAAAAATACGAGCCCAAAGAAGAGAAAAGTAAATTAAAAGCTTAAATTTATAACCTGAGTTCGATTTTAATTTAGAATTCAGAACGCCTATAAATAATTTTTTCAAACTTAAAATCCTAAAACATGAAAAAGATATTCTTTAGTCTGTTTTTTATTGCATTGTGTTCACTTTCGGTAAGTGCTCAAGACTTAAATATGAAAGAAATGGTTTCTAAATTGCAGACTTATCTTAATGGTGTAGAAGAAAATGCAACTATTGCAATTAGCGATGAAGGAGTCGTTACATATACTAAAAGATATCGCGATGAAAAAAATAGCTATAGGGCAGTATTTCGATTATCTAATGTTAAGATTTCGTTAGAGGAGGTTAAAGAAGATAATCTAATTGAAGGTGAGCCTCAATATTATATGAAATTTGATTGTGAAAATAAAAAGGAACCATGTATCATTTATACTAAGCTCTCCGATGAATCTTCCACCAATTCTTACAAGTTTACAAATTTCCCTGTGTGGACTTTAGAAAATGGAGAAGATGCAGTAAATAAATTAAAAATGTTGAAATCTAAATTTTAAGATTTAGTTTAAGGATGCAAATAAATGATTTGAAATGAGGAAGGTTTATTCTAATAAATCTTCCTTTAATTTTTCCCAATTTTCATTCTTATAATGCTCATAACAGTGTTGATGATACTTGTCAAGTTTAATAAGTGAATCAAAAAGTTTTACTTTTTCAGTTTTATTCAAATTACCCACCAAATGTTTGCTGACCTCATTGGCCCGATTCATAACTGAAAAACTAGCTATTTTTCCCTTTTCAGTCAATTTCAAGTGCTTACTTCTCTTGTCAATTTCATTTGCTTTTTCTTCTAAGATTCCATTTTTCACTAGTCGTTTTATGGTTTCGAAAATAGTGGTTTTCTCTTGAAGCGAATGATTGGCAACTTCCGACTTACTACATCCTTCATGACTCATTACAAATAAAGCTACTCCAAATTCCGTTAAATTGTGGATAGTTTGATTGGCAAATGCTTTTTTCTCCCAAATCTGAGTAAAACTCATCATTCTTCCCCAAGCCCAACCAATATATTCATCTGGTGAATTCGCTGGAAATGGGAAAGGCATTTTTTTGCTCATTTGTTCTAATTCATTTCCAGTATTCTCTTCCTTTTCATCTTCGATCAAACTTTCCCCAAACTCACTCATAGTCGCATTCGGATTCTTTTTTAAGAAATCCTGGTAGAGTTGAAGCAGTTTAATTCCGTTATCTAACATTTTCTGAAAAGTTTTATTCTAATATTAAAACAACCTTGTAACAAAAATGTTATGAATTTGTAATAATATTAAATCTTAAACTTAAATATTAAAAATGAAACGTTACATTTTTGGATTAATAGGTGCTGTTATAGTTTTTATGACTTTATCTCAATCACTTTTTGCACAAGGGAAGGCTAGTTTTGGCGGTTATGTAAGAGATGCTAAAACGGAGGAGCCTTTAATTGGAGCAACTGTAATTATAGAAGGAACGGAATTAGGTGCAGTAACGAATGTTGAAGGCTACTATGAAATTAAAAATATAGAACCTAAATCTTATACTGTAACTGCTTCCTTTGTAGGATATAAAAATGCTTCGAAATTTAATGTGACAGTTCGCTCAGGTGGAATTCCTAATGTGAATTTTGAATTATCTGAGGATGTAGAGCAATTAGAAGGGGTTACCGTTCGAGCTAATCCCTTTAAGAAAAATGAAGAAACACCACTTTCAATTCAAAGATTATCCCCTGAGGAAATTGCTACCTATCCTGGGGGAAATAACGATATAGCTAAAGTTGCACAGTCTTTACCTGGTGTTAGCGGTTCGGTTGGTGGTTTTCGAAATGATATTATTATCCGTGGGGGAGCTCCAAATGAAAATGTGTATTACTTAGATGGGATTGAGATTCCCAACATCAATCATTTCAGTACTCAAGGAAGTGCTGGTGGTCCAGTAGGATTATTAAATGTATCCTTTTTCGAGGGTGTAACTTTATCTTCCAGTGCTTTTGCAAGCCAATATGATAATGTGCTTTCAGGAGTATTACAATTTGATCAAAGAGATGGAAACAGAAGAGAATTTAGAAATAATTTCAGATTGAGCAGTAGTGAAGCTGCCGTTACCACTGAAGGTCCTTTATTCAAAAAGAAAGATGAAGAAACTAGTAATACTTCATTTATTGCATCAGTGAGAAGATCATATTTACAATTATTATTTCAGGCTATTGATTTGCCATTTTTACCTGATTATTGGGATTATCAATATAAATTGACTCATAAATTTGATGATTATAATGAGCTAATTTTCACGGGTGTGGGTTCTCTTGATGATTTGACCATCAATGCCCCAGATGATTTTGATGCTGAGCAACAAGCTGTTTTAGACCAAATACCTGTCATTCAACAGTGGAGCACTACTTCAGGCTTAAGCTGGAAACGTAGGTTTAAAGATAATTCTGGTTTTATGACTACTGCTTTGAGCACTAATATTTTGAATAACCAATTCGAACAATTTGAAGATAATGTAAATCAGGAAGGATTGGTATTTAGCAATAATTCTCAGGAGCAGGAAATAAAATTACGCTACAATTTGACCAAATTCATGGAAGATTGGACTTTCAATACAGGTTTTATAGTGCAAGAGGCCATTTATTCTAATAATTCTGAATTGATAGATGAAAACAGAGGTTTTGATTATGAAAATAGCTTGAATTTTACACGTTATGGTTTAAATGCCCAGGCTTCTCGAAATTTTGTGAATGACAGATTAGGAGTTTCTGCTGGCTTTAGAGTGGATGGAAATACTTTTACTGAAACAGGAAATGAAATTTACAGAACATTTAGTCCTAGGTTCTCTGCATCTTATACCTTTGATGAAAAAAGGAAATGGACTGTAAATGCATCAGTAGGTAGATATTATAAAATACCTCCTTATACTATTTTAGGATTCACCGATCAAAATAATACTTACGCCAATAAAGATGCTGAGTATATCCAAAGCGACCATTTGGTAGCAGGAATTGAATATTTGGTAACTCCATCATCTAGATTTAGCATAGAAGGTTTTTATAAGAAATACGATAATTATCCAGTTTCTGTAGTGGATAGTGTTTCTCTGGCTAATTTGGGAGGAGGATTTTCAGTATTGGGAAATGAAAATATTGAAAGTGTAGGTTTAGGTAGAACTTATGGGATGGAGTTTCTTTATCAACGAAAGCTGACTAAAGACTTTTACGCAATATTGGCTTATACGCTATATAGAAGTGAATTTACCGGGTTTGATAAAAATGAATATTTGCGTTCAACTTGGGATAATAGAAATTTATTGACTTTCACAGGAGGTTATAAGTTTGGAAATAACTGGGAAGTTAGTGCAAGGGTTCGCTATTTGGGTAAAACACCATTGGCACCAGTCGATCAAGAAGCTACACTACAGTCTTATCCTACTATTATTAGAGATTATTCTAGACAAGGAGATTTGCTTTTAGATCCATTTAATCAAACCGATATCAGGATTGATAAAAAGTGGAACTTTGATAACTGGACTTTCAATATCTTTTTTGAAGTACAAAATGCTTTTGTACAAAATCTGCCTTCAGAGCCTAATTTTGGGTTAAGAAGAAATGATAATGGCGAAATACAACAACCTCGCGAATTAGTACGTATTGCAGATGTAAGTAATAGTTCTTTATTACCTAATCTAGGTATAGTAATTGATTTTTAAATTAAAGCTTTCTGATCTTAATTTCTATCAAATATTAGTTTAATTTTGACCTAAAATTTATTTTGGAATCTGATATATTTTTAGATTTCAATGTCATTTAACCAAAATATAAATATTAAATGAAAATAGCAGTAGTAGGTACAGGTTATGTAGGATTAGTAACGGGAACATGTTTTGCAGAAACAGGAAATCACGTTACCTGTGTAGATATAGATGAAGCCAAAGTACAGAAATTACAATCCGGTAAAGTGACCATTTATGAGCCGGGTCTTGAAGTGATATTCGAAAGAAATGTTAAACAAAACAGATTAGATTTCACAACAAACCTTAAAGAAGGAATTAAAGATGCTGAGGTGATTTTCTTAGCCTTACCAACTCCTCCAGGTGGAGATGGAGCAGCAGATTTACAATATGTTTTAAAAGTAGCAGATGACTTGGGTCACATACTAGAAAATTATGCTGTAATAGTAGATAAAAGTACTGTTCCTGTAGGAACTGCAGATAAAGTGCATGCTGCTATCTCAAAAAATGCCAAAGTAGATTTTGATGTAGTCTCCAATCCAGAATTCCTGAGAGAGGGCGTTGCAGTGGAAGATTTCATGAAACCTGATAGGGTAGTGATAGGAACTCAATCTGCTAAAGCGACCAAAATCATGGAGAGACTTTATGCTCCATTGGTACGTCAAGGTAATCCTGTCATTTTTATGGATGAGAAGTCAGCTGAGTTGACTAAATATGCAGCCAATTCATTTTTGGCTACCAAGATTACTTTCATGAACGAGATCGCCAATCTTTGTGAAAAACTAGGTGCCAATGTAGACATGGTGCGTAAAGGAATCGGAACCGATACCAGAATTGGGAAAAGATTTCTTTTTGCAGGAATCGGATATGGTGGAAGCTGTTTTCCAAAAGATGTTCAAGCATTGGCAAAATCTGCCAAAGATGTAAATTATGATTTCAAGATATTGAATGCCGTAATGGATGTGAATACTACCCAGAAAACGCGTTTGATGGATAACTTAAATGGCTATTTTAAAAATGATTTAAAGGGCAAAACGATTGCTATGTGGGGATTGGCTTTTAAACCCAATACAGATGATATTAGAGAAGCACCTGCATTGTACAATATAGAAGCTTTAATTGAAGCTGGAGCAAAAGTGCAAGCTTATGATCCTGAGGCTATGGAAAATGTAAAAGATCAGATAGGTGATAAAATCACTTATGCCGATAATCCAAATGATGCTTTAAAAGGAGCAGATGCTTTAATGATTATGACAGAATGGCCAGTATTCAGAACCCCTGATTTCAATATCATCAAAAAGGAATTAAAAGACCCTTTGATTTTGGATGGGAGAAATTTATATGAGGTAGAGCAAATGAAAGAATTAGGCTTTACATATTTCAGCATAGGAAGGTAAGGATTATGGCTAAAGAAAGAGTATTAATTACTGGAGCAGCAGGATTTTTAGGTTCGCATTTGTGTGATAGATTCATCAAAGAAGGCTATGATGTAATTGGAATGGATAACCTGATCACAGGGTCTATGGACAATATTGCCCATCTGATGGGGAAGGAGAATTTCGAATTTTATCATCATGATGTATCTAAATATGTTCACGTTTCCGGTGATTTGAAATATATTCTGCATTTTGCTTCTCCTGCAAGTCCGATTGATTACCTAAAAATTCCTATTCAGACTTTGAAAGTAGGGGCTCATGGAACGCATAACTTATTAGGCCTTGCCAAAGATAAAAAAGCACGAATTTTGGTGGCTTCTACTTCAGAAGTTTATGGTGATCCGCTGGTGCATCCGCAAACTGAAGATTATTACGGTAATGTGAATCCTATTGGGCCCAGAGGTGTGTATGATGAAGCCAAACGCTTTATGGAATCCATTACGATGGCATACCACACTTATCATCAATTAGAAACCCGTATTGTAAGAATTTTCAATACCTATGGCCCTAGAATGAGGCTGAATGACGGTAGGGTATTGCCTGCTTTTATTGGGCAAGCCTTAAGGGGAGAAGATTTAACCATTTTTGGAGATGGTTCACAGACCCGTTCATTCTGTTATGTGGATGATTTGGTTGAAGGAATTTATAGATTATTGTTGAGTGATCATTCTTATCCAGTCAATGTGGGAAATCCTGATGAGATTACGATTTCGGAATTTGCTGAAGAAATCATTAAATTGACGGGAACTAAGCAAAAAGTTATTTATAAAGATCTTCCAAAAGATGATCCAAAGAAAAGGCAGCCAGACATTACTAAAGCTAAAGAACTGTTAGGATGGGAGCCAAAGGTCAACAGACAGGAAGGTTTGAAGATTACTTATGAATACTTTAAATCTTTAGATAAGGAAAAGCTTTTCCAAAAGGAGCATAAAGATTTTGAAAAATATATAGTAAAATAATGGCAAACAAAGTACTGGTTACGGGTGGATTAGGTTATATAGGTTCTCATACTGTGGTAGAATTGATGAATCAAGGCTATGAACCTTTAATTATTGATAATCTTTCTAACAGCGATATATCAATTTTAGAAAGAATAGAGAAAATCACCGGTAAGCGGCCTGAATTTCAACAAGTTGAAATGCGGGATAAGGAGCAATTGCAGGAAGTCTTCTGGAGTAACAATAATCAAATAGTAGGAGTAATTCATTTTGCAGCCGTATTGTTGGTAGGAGAATCAGTAGAACAGCCATTACATTACTATTATAATAACCTGACATCCACTATCAATTTACTGGAGTGTATGAATGAGTTTGATGTCAAACCTATCGTTTTTTCATCCTCATGCACAGTTTATGGTAATCCAGATCAATTGCCTGTAAGTGAAGATGCACCTATTAAACCCGCTATTTCTCCTTACGGGAATACTAAGAAAGTTTGTGAAGATATTTTAAAAGATTCCAGTATTGCTCATCCTATTAAAGTGGTTTCTTTAAGATATTTCAATCCAATTGGAGCTCACGAATCTTCTTTGATTGGAGAGTTTCAGTCTGGTCCGCCTCATCATTTAGTGCCTTTTATTACCGAAACTGCAACTGGGAAAAGAGAAAAGCTCAATATTTTTGGGGGTGATTGGAATACTTCTGATGGTACTTGTGTAAGAGATTATATTCATGTTTCGGACGTAGCAGAAGCTCATATCAATGCTATGGAATATGCTATAAAGCAATCTGATAATTCATTTAAAGTATTCAATATTGGTTCGGGGGATGGGTATTCAGTCCTAGAGATGGTCAAAAGTTTTGAAAAGACCACTGGGATGAAAGTCCCCTATGAGATAGTAGACAGACGACCAGGAGATGTAGAGGCTGTTTATGCTGACACAACTAAAGCAACCCAAGAGATAGGTTTTAAAACCAAAAGAAACTTGGATGAGATGCTCAAATCGGCTTGGGATTGGGAACAAGCTTTAGCTAAAGAATAATTACGAATTAAGGTTCTTTCGATTTATTGATTAAAGATATATATGACCAATTGTCAACTGTCTTTATTCTCACTTATGAGTAACTTCTATAAACTTTGAGATAGCTTGAAATACTTCTTCTTCCTCTTCAAACATTCCCATATGACCAGTTCTAGGTAAGTTTTTTAAATAAGGGTGTTTCATGTACTTAATTTGGGATTTACTTAAAGCAACAGGAATGCTGCTATCTTTTTCTCCGTAAACAAATAATATAGAACCCTCAAATTCTTTTATGAAATCCAAGCTGTCACTACGATCACGCATAGCCAACATATAATCGGTTAGTGTTTTTTCAGGAATTTTGCTCCCTTCATCTACTATTGATTGGATAGTATCTTTTAATTTATCTCGATGGCTATCATCAAAAAGCATAGGGACAAAGCTTTCAATAAATTTAGCTACACCATGCTTTTGAATAAACTCAATTGATTTTTCTCTACCTTCCTTTTTCTCGTCCGAATCGGCTAAAGCTGTAGAGTGAATAAGACCAATGTGAGAAACAATATTAGGAAATCTTTTAGCTATTTCGAGTGTGACATATCCACCCAATGAATGTCCCATAATTATGCATTCAGACACATTAAGTCTTTTTAGGCAATCATAAATGGAATTAGCTACCATATCAAGACTTAGCTCATAGGGTAAGCTATCACTCTTTCCAAAACCGGGCAAATCAGGTGTGATTACCTTGTATTTGTCAGATAATCTTTCTCTGTAATGGTTCCAAATTTTATGGGTTTCCCCATAGCCGTGTAAAAAAACTACCGGATAACCTTTTCCGGAGACTTCATAGTGAATGGTCATAGTTTAGCATGTAATGAATGTTCAACCATTTGAAGCGCTGTAGTAAAAATACCTTCCGGATCGAAGTTGCATTCTGCATGAAGTTCATGTTGCTCACCATGCTCTACAACCCTATCTGGAATCCCTAAGCGTTTCACTTGTGAAGAATAATCATTTTCTGCCATAAATTCAAGTATTGCGCTACCAAATCCTCCCATTAGACAACCATCTTCTGTGGTTATTACCTTTTTATATTGGGAAAATACCTCATGCAACATTTTTTCATCCAATGGTTTTACAAATCGCATATCAAAAACACCAGCCTCAACTCCTTCTTCAGATAATTTTTCTGCTGCTTCCAATGCATAATTTCCAATATGACCAATGCTTAAAATAGCGATGTCTTTACCATCTCTTACTTTTCTTCCAGTTCCAATTTCCATAGCTTCCATTGGCGTTCTCCACTCCGGCATCACACCTTTTCCTCTTGGATATCGAATAGTGAAAGCTTTTCCTTCTCTAGGTAACTGAGAAGTGTACATCATATTTCTTAGTTCCGATTCATTCATAGGAGCTGCTACTATCATATTCGGTATGCATCGCATAAAAGCAATATCATAATTACCATGATGAGTAGGGCCATCAGCACCTGCAAAACCCGCTCTGTCTAAGAAAAAGTTAACAGGCAAATCTTGAATACATACATCATGGATTACTTGGTCGTAACCCCTTTGCATGAATGTACTGTAAATATTACAGAAAGGAATTAATCCTTGAGTAGCCAATCCTGCTGAAAATGTCACCGCATGTTGTTCTGCTATTCCTACATCAAAAGCTCTATCTGGCATGGCTTTCATCATGATATTTAATGAAGATCCAGATGGCATTGCAGGAGTAACTCCTACGATTTTATCATTTTGCTCAGCCAATTCTACTATAGTATGACCAAATACTTCCTGATATTTTGGAGCAGACGGCTTTTCAACAGGCTTTTTCTGAATTTCTCCTGTTATTTTATCAAATTTCCCTGGAGCGTGCCATTTGGTTTGATCTTTTTCAGCTGGGCCAAACCCTTTACCTTTAGTAGTTACACAGTGCAATACTTTAGGGCCAGGGATGTCTTTTAAATCTCTTAAAACATGTACCAAATGATTGACATCATGACCATCAACAGGCCCGAAATACCTTAAATTAAGGGATTCAAATAAGTTACTTTGCTTTAACAAAAATGATTTTATGCTATTCTCTAATTTCCCTACAACTTCTTGCGCGCTTTTTCCAAAGCCACTTACTTTCCCTAATAATTTCCATACATCATCTCGCATTCTGTTATAGGTGTGCGAGGTGGTGATATCCGTTAAATATTCTTTTAATGCGCCAACATTTGGGTCAATTGACATACAATTATCATTTAATATGATAATCATATTGGCATCTGAAGCACCAGCATGATTCATGCCTTCAAAAGCCATACCGCCAGTCATGGCGCCATCACCAATTACAGCAATGTGTTGTTTATCAAATTCTCCTTTAAGGTTAGATGCCATTGCCATACCCAAAGCAGCAGAGATTGAGGTAGAAGAGTGTCCTACACCAAACGCATCATATTCGCTTTCTTTTCTTTTAGGAAAACCAGACATTCCACCATAAACCCGGTTAGTATGGAATTTTTCTTTTCTTCCTGTTAAAATTTTATGTCCATAAGCTTGATGCCCTACATCCCAA harbors:
- a CDS encoding TonB-dependent receptor, yielding MKRYIFGLIGAVIVFMTLSQSLFAQGKASFGGYVRDAKTEEPLIGATVIIEGTELGAVTNVEGYYEIKNIEPKSYTVTASFVGYKNASKFNVTVRSGGIPNVNFELSEDVEQLEGVTVRANPFKKNEETPLSIQRLSPEEIATYPGGNNDIAKVAQSLPGVSGSVGGFRNDIIIRGGAPNENVYYLDGIEIPNINHFSTQGSAGGPVGLLNVSFFEGVTLSSSAFASQYDNVLSGVLQFDQRDGNRREFRNNFRLSSSEAAVTTEGPLFKKKDEETSNTSFIASVRRSYLQLLFQAIDLPFLPDYWDYQYKLTHKFDDYNELIFTGVGSLDDLTINAPDDFDAEQQAVLDQIPVIQQWSTTSGLSWKRRFKDNSGFMTTALSTNILNNQFEQFEDNVNQEGLVFSNNSQEQEIKLRYNLTKFMEDWTFNTGFIVQEAIYSNNSELIDENRGFDYENSLNFTRYGLNAQASRNFVNDRLGVSAGFRVDGNTFTETGNEIYRTFSPRFSASYTFDEKRKWTVNASVGRYYKIPPYTILGFTDQNNTYANKDAEYIQSDHLVAGIEYLVTPSSRFSIEGFYKKYDNYPVSVVDSVSLANLGGGFSVLGNENIESVGLGRTYGMEFLYQRKLTKDFYAILAYTLYRSEFTGFDKNEYLRSTWDNRNLLTFTGGYKFGNNWEVSARVRYLGKTPLAPVDQEATLQSYPTIIRDYSRQGDLLLDPFNQTDIRIDKKWNFDNWTFNIFFEVQNAFVQNLPSEPNFGLRRNDNGEIQQPRELVRIADVSNSSLLPNLGIVIDF
- a CDS encoding sterol desaturase family protein, with the translated sequence MSEVLTILFYTFLIVGTFFFMEGVAWFTHKYIMHGFLWTWHKSHHKVHNHKLERNDLFAVVFSVPSAALIMAGIEFPEVRWLLFVGIGVACYGVFYVLFHDILVHRRVKLKFKAKNSYLKRMMRAHYIHHEVHTKEGAEAFGFLYAPKKYEPKEEKSKLKA
- a CDS encoding UDP-glucose dehydrogenase family protein, yielding MKIAVVGTGYVGLVTGTCFAETGNHVTCVDIDEAKVQKLQSGKVTIYEPGLEVIFERNVKQNRLDFTTNLKEGIKDAEVIFLALPTPPGGDGAADLQYVLKVADDLGHILENYAVIVDKSTVPVGTADKVHAAISKNAKVDFDVVSNPEFLREGVAVEDFMKPDRVVIGTQSAKATKIMERLYAPLVRQGNPVIFMDEKSAELTKYAANSFLATKITFMNEIANLCEKLGANVDMVRKGIGTDTRIGKRFLFAGIGYGGSCFPKDVQALAKSAKDVNYDFKILNAVMDVNTTQKTRLMDNLNGYFKNDLKGKTIAMWGLAFKPNTDDIREAPALYNIEALIEAGAKVQAYDPEAMENVKDQIGDKITYADNPNDALKGADALMIMTEWPVFRTPDFNIIKKELKDPLILDGRNLYEVEQMKELGFTYFSIGR
- a CDS encoding alpha/beta fold hydrolase; the protein is MTIHYEVSGKGYPVVFLHGYGETHKIWNHYRERLSDKYKVITPDLPGFGKSDSLPYELSLDMVANSIYDCLKRLNVSECIIMGHSLGGYVTLEIAKRFPNIVSHIGLIHSTALADSDEKKEGREKSIEFIQKHGVAKFIESFVPMLFDDSHRDKLKDTIQSIVDEGSKIPEKTLTDYMLAMRDRSDSLDFIKEFEGSILFVYGEKDSSIPVALSKSQIKYMKHPYLKNLPRTGHMGMFEEEEEVFQAISKFIEVTHK
- the galE gene encoding UDP-glucose 4-epimerase GalE, which gives rise to MANKVLVTGGLGYIGSHTVVELMNQGYEPLIIDNLSNSDISILERIEKITGKRPEFQQVEMRDKEQLQEVFWSNNNQIVGVIHFAAVLLVGESVEQPLHYYYNNLTSTINLLECMNEFDVKPIVFSSSCTVYGNPDQLPVSEDAPIKPAISPYGNTKKVCEDILKDSSIAHPIKVVSLRYFNPIGAHESSLIGEFQSGPPHHLVPFITETATGKREKLNIFGGDWNTSDGTCVRDYIHVSDVAEAHINAMEYAIKQSDNSFKVFNIGSGDGYSVLEMVKSFEKTTGMKVPYEIVDRRPGDVEAVYADTTKATQEIGFKTKRNLDEMLKSAWDWEQALAKE
- a CDS encoding phytoene/squalene synthase family protein gives rise to the protein MDAKELFNQTTFECSKLITNRYSTSFSLGIKSLDKKFHYPIYAIYGFVRYADEIVDTFHDKDKSSLLKEFKAQTYEAIENQISLNPVLHCFQMVVNEYQIDHKLIEAFLHSMEMDLLDIDYEQSSYEEYIYGSAEVVGLMCLKIFCEGDEVEYQKLLPSAKSLGSAFQKVNFLRDIKSDYYERGRVYFPGVDFNDFSASHKEKIEADIQKDFDHAYEGIVKLPRGARWGVYLAYTYYLKLFDKIKRFPPNKILEERVRVPDSKKLFLLLGSYVKHQFNTL
- a CDS encoding UDP-glucuronic acid decarboxylase family protein, translated to MAKERVLITGAAGFLGSHLCDRFIKEGYDVIGMDNLITGSMDNIAHLMGKENFEFYHHDVSKYVHVSGDLKYILHFASPASPIDYLKIPIQTLKVGAHGTHNLLGLAKDKKARILVASTSEVYGDPLVHPQTEDYYGNVNPIGPRGVYDEAKRFMESITMAYHTYHQLETRIVRIFNTYGPRMRLNDGRVLPAFIGQALRGEDLTIFGDGSQTRSFCYVDDLVEGIYRLLLSDHSYPVNVGNPDEITISEFAEEIIKLTGTKQKVIYKDLPKDDPKKRQPDITKAKELLGWEPKVNRQEGLKITYEYFKSLDKEKLFQKEHKDFEKYIVK
- a CDS encoding 4-hydroxy-3-methylbut-2-enyl diphosphate reductase; this encodes MMNLNVKIDNSSGFCFGVVYAIEMAEDMLDEQGYLFCLGDIVHNDEEVKRLEAKGLKIIDRDALKELKDEKVLIRAHGEPPSTYKLAIENNLTLVDASCPVVLKLQNRIKNSFDKKEQIYIYGKHGHAEVEGLLGQTNQEAVVFQDITELDIDSLPREMTLYSQTTKSTDNFYKIKETLTEAGISVNANDTICRQVSNRDKELRSFAGEFDKVIFVSGTKSSNGKVLYNVCKDKNPNTYFISNITELEKNWFRDNDSVGICGATSTPMWLMEQVRDELLKY
- a CDS encoding MarR family winged helix-turn-helix transcriptional regulator, encoding MLDNGIKLLQLYQDFLKKNPNATMSEFGESLIEDEKEENTGNELEQMSKKMPFPFPANSPDEYIGWAWGRMMSFTQIWEKKAFANQTIHNLTEFGVALFVMSHEGCSKSEVANHSLQEKTTIFETIKRLVKNGILEEKANEIDKRSKHLKLTEKGKIASFSVMNRANEVSKHLVGNLNKTEKVKLFDSLIKLDKYHQHCYEHYKNENWEKLKEDLLE